The following coding sequences lie in one Komagataeibacter sucrofermentans DSM 15973 genomic window:
- a CDS encoding NADH-quinone oxidoreductase subunit A, with protein MHSVIADYLPVLIFGCIAVVIAGAMLGSSLLFGHQKPYAEKTSAYECGFEAFDNARRRFDVRFYLVAILFIIFDLEVAFLFPWALSLSRIGWFGFASMMGFLGVLVVGFIYEWSKGALDWD; from the coding sequence ATGCATTCCGTTATCGCTGATTATTTGCCCGTACTGATATTCGGGTGCATTGCTGTGGTGATCGCGGGAGCCATGCTGGGCAGTTCGCTGCTTTTTGGTCACCAGAAACCCTATGCCGAGAAAACGTCGGCCTATGAATGTGGTTTCGAGGCATTTGACAATGCCCGCCGCCGGTTTGACGTGCGGTTCTATCTGGTGGCGATCCTGTTCATCATTTTCGACCTTGAGGTCGCTTTCCTCTTTCCCTGGGCGCTCAGCCTGTCGCGCATCGGCTGGTTCGGCTTTGCATCCATGATGGGTTTCCTCGGCGTTCTGGTCGTCGGCTTCATTTACGAATGGAGCAAGGGCGCGCTGGACTGGGATTGA
- a CDS encoding NADH-quinone oxidoreductase subunit B family protein, producing the protein MGNDDTSGPGRPADSIAWNRDMLPPGPEQDAVIKGITGEMTEKGFVVASLDKLVNWGRTGSLWPMSFGLACCAVEMIHAYMPRYDLDRMGIIPRGSPRQSDVMIVAGTLTNKMAPALRRVYDQMAEPRWVISMGSCANGGGYYHYSYSVVRGCDRIVPVDVYVPGCPPTAEALIYGILQLQKKIRRTGTIRRG; encoded by the coding sequence ATGGGCAACGATGATACCTCAGGGCCAGGCCGGCCCGCTGACAGCATTGCCTGGAACCGCGACATGCTGCCTCCGGGTCCGGAGCAGGATGCGGTGATAAAAGGCATCACCGGTGAGATGACGGAAAAGGGCTTTGTCGTCGCCAGTCTCGACAAGTTGGTCAACTGGGGGCGCACGGGCAGCCTGTGGCCCATGTCGTTCGGGCTGGCATGTTGCGCGGTGGAGATGATCCACGCCTACATGCCGCGCTATGACCTTGACCGCATGGGCATCATTCCGCGCGGTTCGCCGCGCCAGTCCGATGTGATGATCGTGGCGGGCACGCTGACCAACAAGATGGCCCCGGCCCTGCGGCGCGTGTACGACCAGATGGCCGAGCCGCGCTGGGTCATCTCCATGGGGTCATGCGCCAATGGGGGCGGGTATTACCATTATTCCTACTCCGTCGTGCGCGGGTGCGACCGGATCGTGCCGGTGGATGTGTATGTGCCCGGCTGCCCGCCCACGGCGGAAGCGCTGATCTACGGCATCCTGCAACTGCAGAAGAAGATCCGCAGGACAGGGACAATCCGCCGTGGCTGA
- a CDS encoding NADH-quinone oxidoreductase subunit C: MQNLPATTGPRGVTGSLGAISFRLSTTVPGIMSAGIEKGELVVRTTRERLLPLMAMLRDDPLYTCQQVMDICGVDFPDRAERFEVVYNLLSVTHNHRIRVIVTTDETHPVPSVHQLWPAATWWEREAYDLFGILFTDQPDLRRILTDYGFEGHPLRKDFPLTGYVEMRYDEERRQVVYEPVDLVQDFRNFDFESPWEGILTLPGDEKAHADRHDIKRKG, translated from the coding sequence GTGCAGAACCTTCCCGCCACCACCGGGCCGCGCGGCGTTACGGGCAGCCTTGGGGCCATCAGCTTCCGGCTTTCCACCACCGTGCCGGGCATCATGTCCGCTGGTATCGAAAAGGGCGAACTGGTGGTGCGCACCACGCGTGAGCGGCTGCTCCCCCTCATGGCCATGCTGCGTGATGACCCGCTTTATACCTGCCAGCAGGTGATGGACATATGCGGCGTGGACTTTCCCGACCGGGCCGAGCGGTTCGAGGTGGTCTACAACCTGCTTTCGGTCACCCATAACCACCGCATCCGCGTGATCGTGACCACGGATGAGACCCATCCCGTGCCGTCGGTGCACCAGCTCTGGCCTGCCGCCACATGGTGGGAGCGCGAGGCGTATGACCTGTTTGGCATCCTGTTCACCGACCAGCCGGATCTGCGGCGCATCCTGACCGATTACGGCTTCGAGGGGCATCCGCTGCGCAAGGACTTCCCGCTGACCGGCTATGTCGAGATGCGGTACGACGAGGAACGGCGGCAGGTGGTCTATGAGCCGGTCGACCTGGTGCAGGACTTCCGCAATTTCGACTTTGAATCGCCATGGGAAGGCATCCTGACCCTGCCGGGCGATGAAAAGGCCCATGCCGACCGCCACGACATCAAGCGAAAGGGCTGA
- a CDS encoding NADH-quinone oxidoreductase subunit D, translating into MSDVTLRSDTDIPDSLLPEEPDGEVKRHVVEIDSHALNFGPQHPSAHGVLRLVLEMEGEVVARAIPHVGLLHRGTEKLIEYKTYPKALPYFDRLDYVSPMCEEQAFALAVEKLLNIEAPDRAKWIRVMFAEITRILNHILNLTSFGLDCGALTPALWGYEEREKLIEFYEAASGARFHANYVRPGGVSRDLPAGLEERIANWARTFPQWIDDLESLLTSNRIWKQRTVGIGVFTTEQALAWGFSGPCLRASGVPWDLRRSQPYDNYDKVQFNVPVGRQGDCYDRYLVRVAEMRESVSIINQCLEQIRPGPVKVRDHKITPPPRREMKRSMEALIHHFKLFTEGYHVPPGATYTVTETPKGEFGVYLVADGSNRPYRCKIRPTGFSHLQAIDEMSRRHMLADAVAIIGSLDLVFGEIDR; encoded by the coding sequence ATGAGCGATGTCACACTGCGTAGCGATACGGACATTCCCGACAGCCTGCTGCCAGAAGAGCCCGATGGCGAGGTGAAGCGCCATGTGGTGGAAATTGACTCCCACGCGCTGAACTTCGGCCCCCAGCACCCCTCCGCCCATGGCGTGCTGCGGCTGGTGCTGGAAATGGAGGGCGAGGTCGTGGCCCGTGCCATTCCGCATGTGGGGCTCTTGCATCGTGGCACGGAAAAGCTGATCGAATACAAGACCTACCCCAAGGCGCTGCCCTATTTCGACCGGCTCGATTACGTCTCGCCCATGTGCGAGGAGCAGGCGTTTGCGCTGGCGGTGGAAAAGCTGCTCAACATCGAGGCCCCGGACCGCGCGAAGTGGATCCGGGTCATGTTTGCCGAGATCACGCGCATTCTCAACCACATCCTCAACCTCACCTCCTTCGGGCTTGACTGCGGTGCGCTCACGCCTGCGCTGTGGGGGTATGAGGAACGCGAGAAGCTGATCGAGTTCTATGAGGCCGCGTCCGGCGCGCGCTTTCATGCCAACTACGTCCGCCCCGGCGGCGTGTCACGCGACCTGCCTGCCGGGCTGGAGGAGCGCATTGCCAACTGGGCGCGCACCTTCCCGCAATGGATTGATGACCTTGAATCCCTGCTGACCAGCAACCGGATCTGGAAGCAGCGCACGGTGGGCATTGGCGTGTTCACCACCGAGCAGGCGCTGGCCTGGGGCTTTAGCGGCCCATGCCTGCGGGCTTCGGGCGTGCCGTGGGATCTGCGGCGCAGCCAGCCCTACGATAATTACGACAAGGTGCAGTTCAACGTGCCCGTAGGCCGGCAGGGTGACTGCTACGACCGTTATCTCGTGCGCGTGGCCGAGATGCGCGAGAGTGTCAGCATCATCAACCAGTGCCTCGAGCAGATCCGCCCCGGCCCGGTAAAAGTGCGTGACCACAAGATCACGCCACCGCCACGGCGCGAGATGAAGCGCTCGATGGAAGCGCTGATCCATCACTTCAAGTTGTTTACCGAAGGCTATCATGTGCCTCCCGGCGCCACCTACACCGTGACCGAAACGCCCAAGGGCGAGTTTGGCGTGTATCTGGTGGCTGATGGCAGCAACCGGCCGTATCGCTGCAAGATCCGGCCCACGGGTTTTTCCCATCTCCAGGCAATCGACGAGATGTCGCGCCGCCACATGCTGGCGGATGCCGTGGCCATTATCGGGTCGCTCGACCTGGTGTTTGGCGAGATTGACAGGTGA
- a CDS encoding NAD(P)H-dependent oxidoreductase subunit E: MSTQPNAPAGVEPTHFAFDAESERQIAVILAKYPPERKASGVLPLLYVVQKQMGRQTGSAWIPRIAMDVVAGRLEMAPIRVYEVATFYLMFNTKPIGRYHLQVCTTTSCWLRGSDDVTAACKAATGIRAFGETSADGLFTLTEVECLGACANAPILQVDDDYYEDLDGPRTLELIEALKRGERPTPGPTIDRLNSAPAGGCKVLVDDAAAKPQGQG; the protein is encoded by the coding sequence ATGTCTACCCAGCCCAATGCGCCCGCAGGCGTGGAACCCACCCATTTCGCATTCGATGCCGAGAGCGAGCGGCAGATTGCGGTCATTCTTGCCAAATACCCGCCCGAGCGCAAGGCAAGCGGCGTGCTGCCCCTGCTTTACGTGGTGCAGAAGCAGATGGGCCGCCAGACCGGCAGCGCGTGGATACCGCGCATCGCCATGGATGTGGTGGCCGGGCGCCTCGAGATGGCCCCGATCCGCGTGTATGAGGTCGCGACCTTCTACCTCATGTTCAACACGAAGCCGATTGGCCGCTACCACCTGCAGGTGTGCACCACCACCTCGTGCTGGCTGCGCGGGTCGGATGATGTGACGGCGGCGTGCAAGGCGGCCACGGGCATCAGGGCGTTTGGCGAGACCAGCGCGGATGGCCTGTTCACCCTGACGGAGGTGGAATGCCTCGGCGCCTGCGCCAATGCCCCGATTTTGCAGGTTGATGATGATTACTATGAAGATCTCGATGGCCCGCGCACGCTTGAGCTGATCGAGGCGCTGAAGCGGGGCGAACGCCCCACGCCCGGCCCCACCATCGACCGCCTCAACTCGGCCCCTGCGGGCGGGTGCAAGGTACTGGTGGATGATGCGGCGGCCAAGCCGCAGGGGCAGGGGTAA
- the nuoF gene encoding NADH-quinone oxidoreductase subunit NuoF: protein MLHDKDRIFTNLYGQNDWTLAGARARGDWDGTAEILARGRDAIIGEMKASGLRGRGGAGFPTGVKWSFMPKKNDGRPHYLVINGDESEPGTCKDREILRHDPHKLVESALIASFAMGAHAAYIYIRGEFYNEAMHLQHAIDEAYEAGLIGPNACGSGWDFDFYIHRGAGAYICGEETALLESLEGKKGQPRMKPPFPAAMGLYGCPTTVNNVESIAVSATILRRGAAWFSGLGRPNNAGSKLMAISGHVNTPCVFEEELGVPMREIIEKHGGGVRGGWDNLLAVIPGGCSVPMLPRDVCETVLMDYDSLRAEGSGLGTGCMIVMDKSTDIIAAIARFSKFFKHESCGQCTPCREGTGWMMRIMERMVEGRAEIEEIDMLEQVTRQVEGHTICALGDAAAWPIQGLIRRFRPVMEERIHAYKAAHGGGRAVQVPTGLVEAAE, encoded by the coding sequence ATGTTGCACGACAAGGACCGCATCTTCACCAACCTGTATGGCCAGAATGACTGGACGCTGGCCGGGGCCCGCGCCCGGGGCGACTGGGATGGCACGGCGGAAATTCTGGCGCGCGGGCGCGATGCCATCATCGGCGAGATGAAGGCATCGGGCCTGCGCGGGCGCGGCGGCGCAGGTTTTCCCACCGGGGTCAAATGGTCGTTCATGCCAAAGAAGAATGATGGGCGGCCGCATTACCTCGTCATCAATGGTGATGAATCCGAACCCGGCACCTGCAAGGACCGCGAGATCCTGCGCCACGACCCGCACAAGCTGGTTGAAAGTGCGCTGATCGCCTCCTTCGCCATGGGGGCGCATGCGGCCTACATCTATATTCGCGGCGAGTTCTACAACGAGGCCATGCACCTCCAGCACGCCATTGACGAGGCATATGAAGCAGGCCTGATCGGCCCGAACGCCTGCGGCTCGGGCTGGGATTTCGACTTCTACATCCATCGCGGCGCGGGTGCTTACATATGCGGCGAGGAAACGGCCCTGCTTGAAAGCCTTGAGGGCAAGAAGGGCCAGCCGCGCATGAAGCCGCCTTTCCCTGCCGCCATGGGCCTGTATGGCTGCCCCACCACGGTCAATAACGTGGAAAGCATTGCGGTTTCCGCCACCATCCTGCGGCGCGGGGCGGCATGGTTCTCGGGCCTTGGGCGGCCCAATAACGCGGGCAGCAAGCTCATGGCCATATCAGGCCACGTCAACACGCCCTGCGTGTTTGAAGAAGAGCTGGGCGTGCCGATGCGCGAGATCATTGAAAAGCATGGCGGCGGCGTGCGCGGCGGGTGGGACAACCTGCTGGCCGTCATCCCCGGTGGCTGCTCGGTGCCCATGCTGCCGCGCGATGTGTGCGAGACTGTGCTGATGGATTACGACAGCCTGCGCGCCGAAGGCTCCGGCCTTGGCACGGGCTGCATGATTGTCATGGACAAATCCACCGACATCATCGCGGCCATCGCCCGGTTCTCGAAATTCTTCAAGCATGAAAGCTGTGGCCAGTGCACGCCCTGCCGCGAAGGCACGGGCTGGATGATGCGCATCATGGAACGCATGGTGGAGGGGCGCGCCGAGATCGAGGAAATCGACATGCTCGAGCAGGTCACCCGCCAGGTGGAAGGCCACACCATCTGCGCGTTGGGCGATGCGGCGGCCTGGCCCATCCAGGGCCTGATCCGCCGGTTTCGCCCGGTAATGGAGGAACGCATCCACGCCTATAAGGCGGCCCATGGCGGCGGGCGCGCAGTGCAGGTGCCCACCGGCCTTGTTGAAGCGGCGGAGTAG
- the nuoG gene encoding NADH-quinone oxidoreductase subunit NuoG → MVKVTVDGIVVDVAPGSSALQACEAAGKEIPRFCYHERLSVAGNCRMCLVEVSGGRKPVASCGFPISNGMQIFTDTEVVRRARRAVMEFLLINHPLDCPICDQGGECDLQDQAFGYGADHSRYRENKRAVTDKYLGPLVKTVMTRCIQCTRCIRFSTEVAGVPELGGVSRGENLEITNYVEKALTSELSGNLIDICPVGALTSQPYAFSARPWELKRTDSIDVCDAVGTNIVMQARGASVLRIVPRINDEVNEEWLADKGRFVVDGFRRRRLDRPWVRVEGRLQPASWADAFSLIATRFKGVPGARIGAIAGDMCDAESLMALKDLMGMLGSPNIDCRQDGARYDTSRRDFYTFNTGIAGIDEADALLIVGSIPRQEAPVLNARIRRRFVDAGRGKFPIAMIGAPNADPTYTATVLGEGPDVLAKLAAGELPFAEVLANAKNPMIIVGHGALTRPDGQAIAKACWDLAVQVNAIRPDWHGFNVLHTAASRMAGLDLGLVPGPQGRDVAGMLGGGVDVLWLMGADEFAVQDIGPDTFVIYQGHHGDAGAARADVILPGALYAEKPGTYTNTEGRVQRAFRAVMPPGEAREDWRILRAFSEVVGRKLPYDNLEALRARIAQAHPAYGQAEHARPGASDTTAPQAGSVAVATTAFYPVIADYYLTHAVCRASPTMETCSGIYVRPAIEAAE, encoded by the coding sequence GTGGTCAAAGTAACCGTTGACGGTATTGTTGTTGATGTAGCCCCCGGTTCTTCCGCGCTGCAGGCATGCGAGGCGGCGGGCAAGGAAATACCGCGTTTTTGTTACCATGAGCGGCTGTCGGTGGCGGGCAACTGCCGCATGTGCCTTGTGGAAGTATCAGGCGGGCGCAAGCCGGTGGCGTCATGCGGCTTTCCCATCAGCAATGGCATGCAGATCTTTACCGACACCGAGGTGGTGCGCCGCGCGCGCCGCGCGGTGATGGAGTTCCTGCTCATCAACCACCCGCTTGACTGCCCCATCTGCGACCAGGGGGGCGAGTGCGACCTGCAGGACCAGGCCTTCGGCTACGGGGCGGACCATTCGCGCTACCGCGAGAACAAGCGCGCGGTGACCGACAAGTATCTCGGCCCGCTGGTCAAGACGGTCATGACGCGCTGCATCCAGTGCACGCGCTGCATCCGCTTTTCCACCGAGGTGGCGGGTGTTCCGGAACTCGGCGGCGTATCACGCGGCGAGAACCTCGAGATCACCAATTACGTCGAGAAGGCGCTGACATCAGAACTGTCAGGCAACCTGATCGATATCTGCCCTGTCGGCGCGCTGACCTCGCAGCCCTACGCCTTCAGCGCGCGGCCCTGGGAACTCAAGCGCACGGACTCGATTGATGTATGCGATGCGGTGGGCACCAACATCGTCATGCAGGCACGCGGTGCGTCGGTGCTGCGCATCGTGCCGCGCATCAATGATGAAGTGAATGAGGAATGGCTGGCCGACAAGGGGCGCTTCGTGGTCGATGGCTTCCGCCGCCGCCGCCTTGACCGGCCCTGGGTGCGGGTGGAAGGCAGGTTGCAGCCCGCAAGCTGGGCGGATGCGTTCTCGCTCATCGCAACGCGCTTCAAGGGCGTGCCCGGCGCGCGTATTGGCGCGATCGCGGGTGACATGTGCGACGCCGAGAGCCTGATGGCGCTGAAAGACCTGATGGGCATGCTCGGCTCACCCAATATCGACTGCCGTCAGGACGGCGCGCGTTACGATACGTCGCGCCGCGACTTCTATACTTTCAATACCGGTATTGCCGGCATTGACGAGGCGGATGCGCTGCTGATCGTAGGTTCCATCCCCCGGCAGGAAGCTCCGGTGCTCAATGCCCGCATCCGCAGGCGGTTTGTCGATGCGGGGCGGGGCAAATTCCCCATCGCCATGATCGGCGCGCCCAATGCCGACCCGACCTACACCGCCACCGTGCTGGGCGAGGGGCCGGATGTGCTGGCAAAACTCGCCGCAGGCGAACTGCCCTTTGCCGAGGTGCTGGCCAACGCCAAGAACCCCATGATCATCGTGGGCCACGGTGCGCTGACCCGTCCTGACGGGCAGGCCATTGCAAAGGCGTGCTGGGATCTGGCTGTGCAGGTGAATGCCATCCGCCCCGACTGGCACGGCTTCAACGTGCTGCACACGGCGGCCAGCCGGATGGCGGGGCTGGACCTCGGCCTCGTGCCCGGCCCGCAGGGGCGTGACGTGGCGGGCATGCTCGGTGGCGGGGTGGACGTGCTATGGCTGATGGGCGCCGATGAGTTCGCGGTGCAGGACATCGGGCCGGACACGTTCGTCATCTATCAGGGCCACCATGGTGATGCGGGGGCGGCGCGGGCGGATGTGATCCTGCCCGGCGCGCTCTATGCCGAAAAGCCAGGCACCTACACCAATACCGAAGGGCGCGTGCAACGCGCCTTCCGCGCGGTCATGCCGCCAGGCGAGGCACGTGAGGACTGGCGCATCCTGCGGGCCTTCTCGGAGGTGGTGGGCCGCAAGCTGCCCTATGACAACCTCGAGGCCCTGCGCGCGCGCATCGCGCAGGCGCACCCGGCTTACGGGCAGGCGGAACACGCCCGGCCTGGCGCGTCAGACACCACGGCGCCGCAGGCAGGCAGCGTGGCGGTTGCGACAACGGCTTTTTACCCGGTCATTGCCGATTATTACCTGACCCATGCCGTGTGCCGCGCAAGCCCGACCATGGAAACCTGTTCGGGGATTTACGTGCGCCCCGCAATCGAGGCGGCGGAGTAG
- the nuoH gene encoding NADH-quinone oxidoreductase subunit NuoH produces the protein MADFFFHTTLGQILLIVLESLAVLVPLLLGVAYLTLAERKVMAAMQLRKGPNVNGPFGVLQAFADAIKMLTKETVIPSGANRMLFLFAPFLTFSLAMIAWAVIPTGNGLAIANINVGILYLLAISSLGVYGMLIAGWASNSKYAFLGGLRSAAQMVSYEVSIGLVIVSVLLAVGSLNLNDIVLAQRHVWFCLPMFPMFIVFFISALAETNRAPFDLPEGESELVAGFFVEYSALAFGLFFLGEYANMFLMSGMVSILFLGGWLPPLAIAPFTWIPGPLWLIAKILFCLFVFIWVRATFPRYRYDQLMRLGWKVFLPFSLAWMVLTAGFLMVTGLLPGGAG, from the coding sequence ATGGCGGATTTCTTCTTTCACACCACGCTTGGCCAGATTTTGCTGATCGTGCTGGAATCCCTTGCGGTGCTCGTGCCGCTGCTGCTTGGCGTGGCCTACCTTACGCTGGCCGAGCGCAAGGTGATGGCCGCGATGCAGCTGCGCAAGGGGCCAAACGTGAACGGCCCGTTCGGCGTGCTGCAGGCGTTTGCCGATGCCATCAAGATGCTGACCAAGGAGACGGTCATCCCATCAGGCGCCAACCGGATGCTGTTCCTGTTCGCGCCGTTCCTGACCTTTTCGCTGGCCATGATCGCGTGGGCGGTCATTCCCACCGGCAACGGGCTGGCCATTGCCAACATCAATGTGGGCATCCTCTACCTGCTGGCCATCTCGTCGCTCGGTGTTTACGGCATGCTCATCGCGGGGTGGGCGTCGAACTCCAAATACGCCTTCCTCGGTGGGCTGCGGTCGGCGGCGCAGATGGTGTCGTATGAAGTGTCCATCGGGCTGGTGATCGTGTCGGTACTGCTGGCGGTGGGCAGCCTCAACCTCAACGACATCGTGCTGGCGCAGCGCCATGTATGGTTCTGCCTGCCCATGTTCCCGATGTTCATCGTGTTCTTCATCTCGGCGCTGGCCGAGACCAACCGCGCGCCGTTTGATCTGCCCGAGGGCGAGAGCGAACTGGTGGCAGGCTTCTTTGTGGAATATTCAGCGCTCGCCTTCGGCCTGTTCTTTCTGGGTGAATACGCGAACATGTTCCTCATGTCCGGCATGGTCAGCATCCTGTTTCTGGGTGGCTGGCTGCCGCCGCTGGCCATCGCGCCCTTTACATGGATACCGGGGCCCCTGTGGCTGATCGCCAAGATCCTGTTCTGCCTGTTCGTGTTCATCTGGGTGCGCGCGACATTTCCCCGCTACCGCTACGACCAGTTGATGCGACTGGGCTGGAAGGTGTTCCTGCCGTTCTCGCTGGCATGGATGGTGCTGACGGCGGGGTTCCTGATGGTAACGGGCCTTCTGCCCGGAGGAGCAGGCTGA
- the nuoI gene encoding NADH-quinone oxidoreductase subunit NuoI has translation MNALTKAARSMLLAELAAGMGATLKAFFKPKATINYPYEKGVLSPRFRGEHALRRYPNGEERCIACKLCEATCPAEAITIEAEPRDDGSRRTTRYDIDMTKCIYCGLCEEACPVDAIVEGPNYEFATETREELMYDKNKLLANGDRWESVLARRLELDAPYR, from the coding sequence ATGAATGCATTGACCAAAGCCGCCCGTTCCATGCTGCTCGCCGAGCTTGCGGCTGGCATGGGGGCAACGCTGAAGGCGTTTTTCAAGCCCAAGGCCACGATCAACTACCCCTACGAGAAAGGCGTGCTCTCGCCGCGCTTTCGGGGTGAGCACGCGCTGCGCCGCTACCCCAATGGGGAGGAACGCTGCATTGCGTGCAAGCTGTGCGAGGCGACGTGCCCGGCCGAGGCGATCACCATCGAGGCCGAACCGCGCGATGACGGCTCGCGCCGCACCACGCGTTATGACATCGACATGACCAAATGCATCTATTGCGGCCTGTGCGAGGAAGCCTGCCCGGTCGATGCGATTGTCGAAGGGCCGAATTATGAGTTCGCGACCGAAACCCGCGAAGAACTGATGTACGACAAGAACAAGCTGCTGGCCAATGGCGACCGCTGGGAAAGCGTGCTGGCCCGCAGGCTCGAGCTTGATGCCCCGTACCGCTGA
- a CDS encoding NADH-quinone oxidoreductase subunit J: MMTQIVFYVFAAVLVLSATMVVSARNPVHSVLFLILAFFNAAGLFLIAGAEFLAMTLVIVYVGAVAVLFLFVVMMLDVNFTQMREGVQRYAPVGGVVGGVLLVELLMAFMNWRAATNIGQIVHLVPSSPTRTNTAALGDVIYTHYIFLFQTCALVLLVAMIGAIVLTLRERPTGRRQNIDRQHDRAAADSLEMLQVPLGAGVDAQGGFLRPHESYDIAAVPGTYGTEAWRVAEARETTGTALVVTTPATGTKGEGDE, from the coding sequence ATGATGACCCAGATTGTCTTTTACGTTTTTGCTGCGGTTCTGGTCCTGTCCGCCACCATGGTGGTGAGCGCGCGCAACCCCGTGCATTCGGTGCTGTTCCTGATCCTTGCCTTCTTTAACGCAGCAGGTCTGTTCCTGATTGCAGGCGCCGAGTTCCTGGCGATGACGCTGGTCATTGTCTATGTCGGCGCGGTGGCGGTGCTGTTCCTGTTCGTGGTCATGATGCTTGATGTCAACTTCACGCAGATGCGCGAAGGGGTGCAGCGTTACGCGCCCGTTGGCGGGGTTGTGGGCGGCGTGCTGCTGGTTGAATTGCTCATGGCGTTCATGAACTGGCGGGCGGCAACCAATATCGGGCAGATCGTGCATCTGGTGCCCTCATCACCCACGCGCACCAACACGGCGGCGCTCGGTGATGTGATCTATACGCACTACATCTTCCTGTTCCAGACCTGCGCGCTGGTGCTGCTCGTGGCCATGATCGGGGCCATCGTGCTCACCCTGCGCGAGCGGCCGACAGGACGACGGCAGAACATTGACCGCCAGCATGACCGTGCGGCTGCTGATTCACTTGAAATGCTGCAGGTGCCGCTTGGCGCGGGCGTTGATGCCCAGGGCGGGTTCCTGCGCCCGCATGAAAGCTACGACATCGCTGCCGTGCCCGGCACCTATGGCACCGAGGCCTGGCGCGTGGCCGAAGCACGCGAAACAACCGGCACCGCGCTGGTGGTGACAACGCCTGCGACTGGCACGAAAGGAGAGGGCGATGAATAG
- the nuoK gene encoding NADH-quinone oxidoreductase subunit NuoK has product MNSPIEAIGLTPYLSIGAILLVLGVFGIFLNRKNVIIILMSIELILLSANINFVAFSAATGDLSGQVMTLFVLTIAAAESAIGLAIVTVYFRNRGSIEVDDITMMKG; this is encoded by the coding sequence ATGAATAGCCCGATTGAGGCCATCGGCCTGACACCCTACCTCAGCATTGGCGCGATTTTGCTGGTGCTTGGCGTGTTCGGCATTTTTCTCAACCGCAAGAATGTCATCATCATCCTGATGTCGATCGAACTGATCCTGCTTTCGGCCAACATCAATTTCGTGGCGTTCTCGGCTGCTACCGGCGACCTGTCGGGGCAGGTGATGACCCTGTTCGTGCTGACCATCGCGGCGGCGGAATCCGCCATCGGGCTGGCTATTGTCACGGTATATTTCCGTAATCGCGGCTCGATTGAAGTCGACGATATTACGATGATGAAGGGGTAA